In Nyctibius grandis isolate bNycGra1 chromosome 6, bNycGra1.pri, whole genome shotgun sequence, a single genomic region encodes these proteins:
- the GC gene encoding vitamin D-binding protein — translation MRAALALLLLLLGAVHAEHRGRAYVRDKVCQEFRTLGKEDFRALTVVANSRKFSNATFEEITHLVREIVALAETCCADGADPSCYDAGSSALSAKSCGEGSSFPAHPGTAACCAQEGLEQKLCLAALRHPPQPLPRYLQPSDEELCQAFRQDPKDFADRFLHEYASSYGQAPLPLLLASTRTFLSMVSTCCISPAPTACFLKEKLERKTLSLLTLMSNRACSRFAAYGKDKFTASSLASLAQKVPGAAFEDLLPLAEDAAEVFAQCCDSLAEDCVRQKLSEHTARACGVLAVRDGRFAECCRGKDPPQDYFCITALPPAPAPALPAPQQPTDEQLCGEEGARHAKRYLFEVARRHPSVPDALLGKLYDASERARGECCPAQDPSACLGDKRRRMAEELPPVLQRASQLCGQYNELSFLDFKKRLRESLKQTMPKGSPELLGQLVEQRGDFASTCCPYNSPPLYCASKVISELGEACDGGSCLLG, via the exons ATGAGGGCAGCTCtcgccctgctgctgctgctgctgggtgccGTGCACGCCGAGCACCGAG GTAGAGCTTATGTCCGGGACAAGGTGTGCCAGGAGTTCAGGACGCTGGGGAAGGAGGACTTCCGAGCCCT GACCGTGGTGGCCAACAGCAGGAAGTTCTCCAACGCCACCTTCGAGGAGATCACCCACCTCGTCCGCGAGATCGTCGCCCTGGCCGAGACCTGCTGCGCCGACGGCGCCGACCCCTCCTGCTACGACGCCGGG TCCTCGGCGCTGTCGGCCAAGTCGTGCGGCGAGGGCTCGTCCTTCCCGGCGCACCCTGGCACGGCCGCCTGCTGCGCccaggaggggctggagcagaaGCTGTGCCTGGCCGCCCTGCGGCACCCGCCCCAGCCGCTGCCCCGCTACCTCCAGCCCTCCGACGAGGAGCTGTGCCAGGCCTTCAGGCAGGACCCCAAGGACTTCGCAGACAG GTTCCTGCACGAGTACGCCAGCAGCTACGGCCAGGcgcccctgcccctgctcctgGCCTCCACCAGGACCTTCCTCTCCATGGTCTCCACCTGCTGCATCTCCCCCGCGCCCACCGCCTGCTTCCTGAAGGAG aaactggaaaggaaaaccctctccctcctcacccTGATGTCCAACCGGGCTTGCTCCCGCTTCGCGGCGTACGGGAAGGACAAATTCACCGCCAG CTCCCTCGCCTCGCTCGCCCAGAAGGTGCCCGGCGCTGCCTTCGAGGACCTTCTCCCGCTGGCAGAAGACGCCGCCGAGGTGTTTGCCCAGTGCTGCGACTCGCTGGCCGAGGACTGCGTGCGGCAGAAG CTCTCGGAGCACACGGCCAGAGCCTGCGGCGTGCTGGCGGTGCGGGACGGGCGGTTTGCCGAGTGCTGCCGGGGCAAGGACCCCCCGCAGGACTATTTCTGCATCACGGCCTTGCCCCCCGCGCCGGCCCCCGCGCTGCCGGCGCCGCAGCAGCCCACGGACGAGCAGCTGTGCGGCGAGGAGGGGGCTCGCCACGCCAAGAG GTACCTGTTCGAGGTGGCGCGGCGGCACCCCAGCGTCCCCGACGCCCTCCTCGGCAAGCTCTATGATGCCTCCGAACGAGCCAGGGGCGAGTGCTGCCCTGCCCAGGACCCCTCCGCCTGCCTGGGCGACAAG CGCCGGCGCATGGCAGAGGAGCTGCCCCCCGTCCTGCAAAGGGCCAGCCAGCTCTGCGGGCAGTACAACGAGCTGAGCTTCCTCGACTTCAAGAAGAG GCTGCGGGAGAGCTTGAAGCAGACGATGCCGAAgggcagccccgagctgctggggcagctggtGGAGCAGCGAGGAGACTTCGCCTCCACCTGCTGCCCCTACAACTCGCCCCCTCTCTACTGCGCCTCCAAG GTGATCTCAGAGCTGGGAGAAGCGTGCGATGGGGGGTCCTGCCTGCTGGGCTAG